In Sporomusaceae bacterium FL31, one genomic interval encodes:
- the feuA gene encoding iron-uptake system-binding protein, which produces MRRRWWIWGGLGLTVIALITGIFKASWRAEATVAASRQAVLRNLQYLGQDYTVPTKPDKIVVAGALEVLEDLLVLGVKPAGVMTIGGTFPAFFNEITQNAKPIGERMQPNLEAVLKVKPDIILSSDKFSPVVAEQFKKIAPTIPLSHFPGNGEANLRFLGELTGKQQQAEAIIKEYSQQVTAAQVSLPADIKTNKVVAIRIRAGNICIYPADLFFNEILYKDLGFPIPKEIKAAKAQEVLSLEKFSEMDPDYIFLQYEVSESPAKQNVVEDLQRNPVWQSMKAVKNNRVFINVVNPLIQGVAIGGKIQFIQAAVEKLSQ; this is translated from the coding sequence TTGAGAAGAAGATGGTGGATATGGGGGGGACTTGGGCTAACTGTGATAGCCCTTATCACTGGGATTTTCAAAGCATCGTGGCGGGCTGAAGCAACGGTTGCAGCATCGCGGCAGGCAGTGTTGAGAAATCTTCAATATTTAGGTCAGGACTATACCGTGCCCACTAAGCCCGACAAGATCGTGGTTGCCGGAGCCTTGGAAGTCTTGGAGGATCTATTGGTATTAGGGGTTAAACCGGCTGGTGTGATGACAATTGGCGGAACGTTTCCAGCATTTTTTAATGAAATTACCCAAAATGCTAAACCCATTGGTGAAAGAATGCAGCCAAACTTGGAAGCTGTTTTAAAAGTTAAGCCTGATATTATTTTAAGCAGTGATAAGTTTTCGCCAGTCGTGGCAGAGCAATTTAAAAAGATTGCACCCACCATTCCTTTATCACATTTCCCGGGTAATGGTGAAGCTAATTTACGCTTTCTTGGGGAATTAACTGGTAAGCAGCAGCAGGCTGAAGCGATTATCAAAGAATATTCGCAGCAAGTGACAGCTGCCCAAGTCAGTCTGCCTGCAGACATAAAGACTAATAAAGTTGTCGCTATACGCATCCGGGCGGGGAATATTTGCATTTATCCAGCTGATTTGTTTTTCAATGAAATTCTTTATAAAGACCTCGGATTTCCAATACCGAAAGAAATCAAAGCAGCAAAAGCGCAGGAAGTTCTTTCGCTGGAGAAATTCAGTGAAATGGATCCGGACTACATTTTTTTACAATATGAGGTGAGTGAAAGCCCGGCCAAGCAAAATGTGGTGGAAGATTTGCAGCGCAATCCAGTCTGGCAAAGCATGAAAGCGGTAAAAAATAATCGGGTCTTTATTAATGTTGTGAATCCGCTGATTCAGGGAGTTGCTATCGGTGGTAAAATTCAGTTTATCCAGGCGGCCGTGGAAAAGTTGTCCCAATAA
- a CDS encoding ferrichrome ABC transporter permease has product MKRRNYISYMILLTAPPLILCVAGLSLLYGVKDIDFATVQAAVFQFNPANVDHQIIINSRLPRVAGALLIGGALAVSGALMQGITRNYLASPGIMGVSDGSVLAVTVSMILLPQASAMEQIFFSFAGSALGAVSVFGLGALLPNGLAPVRLAILGTIIGTFLSSLAAALAAYFQISQDISFWYHARLHQLQLDQVQLAFPFIAAGLLSAICLARSVTVLSLGTEVAVSLGQRTGLIKILSAAAVMLLTGSAVALAGKIAFVGLIIPHITRFFVGADYKWIIPCSGVLGAVFLTISDILSRFLNYPFETPVGVLTSLVGVPFFLYLARKRGGE; this is encoded by the coding sequence ATGAAGCGTAGAAACTATATTTCTTATATGATTTTGTTAACGGCTCCGCCTCTAATCCTTTGTGTAGCAGGCTTATCCTTGCTATATGGGGTCAAAGATATTGACTTTGCTACTGTTCAAGCAGCAGTTTTTCAATTTAATCCTGCGAATGTGGACCATCAGATTATTATAAACTCCCGTCTTCCCAGAGTAGCCGGAGCTTTATTAATTGGTGGGGCATTGGCTGTTTCGGGAGCTTTAATGCAGGGAATTACCAGAAATTATTTGGCTTCGCCCGGGATTATGGGGGTTAGTGATGGGTCGGTTTTAGCCGTTACAGTGAGCATGATTTTACTGCCACAGGCTTCAGCAATGGAGCAAATTTTTTTTTCTTTTGCCGGGTCGGCGCTCGGTGCCGTAAGCGTATTTGGACTGGGAGCTCTGCTGCCAAATGGATTGGCGCCGGTGAGACTGGCCATTTTGGGAACTATCATCGGTACCTTTTTGAGTAGTTTGGCTGCAGCATTGGCTGCATATTTCCAGATTTCCCAAGATATTAGCTTTTGGTACCATGCTCGGCTGCATCAACTGCAGCTTGACCAGGTACAATTGGCATTCCCGTTTATTGCAGCCGGATTGTTATCAGCTATTTGTCTGGCAAGATCAGTTACTGTGCTCTCGTTGGGAACAGAGGTGGCTGTTAGTTTAGGTCAGCGAACCGGCCTCATTAAAATTTTATCCGCTGCCGCAGTCATGCTGCTGACGGGCAGTGCAGTGGCTTTGGCTGGCAAGATTGCCTTTGTCGGACTCATTATTCCTCATATTACCCGTTTTTTTGTTGGTGCTGATTATAAATGGATTATTCCCTGTTCGGGTGTGCTGGGAGCTGTCTTTCTGACTATCTCCGATATTCTGAGCCGCTTTCTGAATTATCCTTTTGAAACCCCTGTTGGAGTGCTTACTTCTCTGGTCGGTGTACCCTTCTTTTTATATCTGGCGAGAAAGAGAGGGGGGGAATGA